Proteins encoded in a region of the Marmota flaviventris isolate mMarFla1 chromosome 3, mMarFla1.hap1, whole genome shotgun sequence genome:
- the Arsa gene encoding arylsulfatase A, which translates to MKTVWTLCMALAAGLAADSQPNIVLIFADDLGYGDLGAYGHPSSTTPNLDQLAAGGLRFTDFYVPVSLCTPSRAALLTGRHPVRMGMYPGVLEPSSRGGLPLEEVTLAEVLASSGYLTGMAGKWHLGVGPQGAFLPTNQGFHRFLGIPYSHDQGPCQNMTCFPPATPCHGGCNQGIVPIPLLANLSVEAQPPWLPGLEARYVAFARDLMSDAQRQDRPFFLYYASHHTHYPQFSGKSFTGRSGRGPFGDSLMELDAAVGAIMTAVGDLGLLGETLVIFTADNGPETMRMSRGGCSGLLRCGKGTTFEGGVREPALAFWPGHIAPGVTHELASSLDLMPTLAALSGTSLPNVTLDGFDLSPVLLGTGKSPRKSHFFYPAYPDEIHGVFAVRSGKYKAHFYTQGSAHSDTTVDPACHATSPLTAHEPPLLYDLSKDPGENYNLLEGTTEVTPEVLRAVKQLQLLKAQFDAAMKFGPSQMARGQDPSLQICCKPRCTPYPVCCQCPELQPRGH; encoded by the exons ATGAAAACGGTGTGGACCCTCTGCATGGCCTTGGCCGCAGGCCTGGCCGCCGACAGCCAACCTAACATTGTGCTCATCTTTGCTGATGATCTGGGCTATGGGGACCTGGGCGCCTATGGGCACCCCAGTTCCACCACCCCCAACCTGGATCAGCTGGCTGCAGGGGGGCTGCGGTTCACAGACTTCTACGTGCCCGTGTCTTTGTGCACACCCTCTAG GGCTGCCCTCCTCACTGGCCGGCATCCCGTCCGGATGGGCATGTACCCTGGAGTCCTGGAACCCAGTTCCCGGGGAGGCCTGCCCCTGGAAGAGGTGACCCTGGCTGAGGTCCTGGCCTCCAGTGGCTACCTTACAGGGATGGCCGGCAAGTGGCACCTTGGGGTGGGACCACAAGGGGCCTTCCTGCCTACTAATCAGGGCTTCCATCGATTCCTGGGCATCCCGTACTCCCATGACCAG GGCCCCTGCCAGAACATGACCTGCTTCCCACCAGCCACCCCATGTCACGGCGGCTGTAACCAGGGCATAGTTCCTATCCCACTGCTGGCCAATCTGTCTGTGGAAGCACAGCCCCCCTGGCTGCCTGGATTAGAAGCCCGCTATGTGGCTTTTGCCCGAGACCTCATGTCCGACGCCCAGCGCCAAGATCGTCCATTCTTCCTCTACTATGCCTCCCAT CACACCCACTATCCTCAGTTCAGTGGGAAGAGCTTTACAGGGCGCTCGGGTCGCGGGCCATTTGGGGACTCCCTGATGGAGCTGGATGCCGCTGTGGGGGCCATAATGACAGCCGTGGGGGACCTTGGGCTGCTCGGAGAGACGCTGGTCATCTTTACTGCAGACAATGG ACCTGAGACGATGCGCATGTCCCGTGGTGGCTGCTCTGGTCTCCTGAGATGTGGAAAGGGGACAACCTTCGAGGGTGGTGTCCGAGAGCCTGCTTTGGCCTTCTGGCCGGGCCACATCGCTCCTG GTGTGACCCATGAGCTGGCCAGCTCTCTGGACCTGATGCCCACCCTGGCAGCCCTGAGTGGGACCTCACTGCCCAACGTCACTTTGGATGGCTTTGACCTCAGCCCTGTGCTGCTGGGCACAGGCAAG AGCCCTCGGAAGTCTCACTTCTTCTATCCTGCCTACCCAGACGAGATCCATGGGGTCTTTGCTGTGCGAAGTGGGAAATACAAAGCTCACTTCTACACCCAAG GTTCTGCCCATAGTGACACCACTGTGGACCCTGCCTGCCATGCCACCAGCCCGCTGACTGCTCACGAGCCCCCACTGCTCTATGACCTGTCTAAGGACCCTGGTGAGAACTACAACCTTCTGGAGGGTACTACTGAAGTCACCCCAGAGGTGCTGCGGGCAGTGAAGCAGCTTCAGCTGCTCAAGGCCCAGTTTGATGCAGCCATGAAGTTTGGCCCTAGTCAGATGGCCCGGGGTCAGGACCCTTCCCTGCAAATCTGCTGCAAGCCCAGATGTACTCCCTACCCAGTCTGCTGCCAATGCCCAGAACTCCAGCCCAGAGGACACTGA